From the genome of Longimicrobium sp.:
GCCGAATCCGTCCATCCGTCTCCAACTACACGCCTTCGCCTGCATCACGCCAGCGCAGATCAGCCGAAGTCCTTGAACAGCCACGCCAAGTGCATCGTCAGTGTCGGCCCAGGCGTCAGCATGCGCGCTCGTTTATCAGGTGGTGCAACGCGCACCCGCCGTGCCGATGAACACCACGGGCCGCAACTACGCGATCAGGTGCGCCACAGCTCCGCAAAGGAGCCCTCGCGCACCATGGACGCGGCGGTTTCGATGTCTGGGGCGAGGATGCGGTCGGAGGTGAGGACGGGGACGCGCTCGCGGAAGAGGCGGTAGGCGCGCTCCACGCCGCGGCCGGGGCGCAGCGGCTCGCGGTACTTGAGCCCCTGCGCCGCGCAGAGAAGCTCGATCCCCAGCACCGTCTCCACGTTGCGGAGCACCTTGCGCGCCTTGAGGGCGGAGGTCATCCCCATGGAGACGTGGTCTTCCTTGCCGGCGCCCGTGGGGATGGAATCAACGCTGGCGGGGTGTGAGAGCGTCTTGCACTCGTTGACCAGCGCCGCGGCCGTGATCTGCGCGATCATGAAGCCGCTGCACACCCCGGGGTCGTCGGTCAGGAAGGCGGGGAGGTCGCCCGAGAGGTCGGGGTTCACCAGGCGCTCGATGCGGCGCTCCGATATCGAAGCCAGGTCCGCGAGCGCGATGGCCAGCAGGTCCAGCACCTGCGCGATCGGCTGCCCGTGGAAGTTGCCGCCGGAGACCACCAGCCCGCCCTCGCCCTCGTCGGGGAAGACGAGCGGGTTGTCGGTGGCGCTGTTGGACTCCGTCTCCAGCACCTGGCCGATGTAGGCGAAGGCGTTGCGCGCGGCTCCGTGCACCTGCGGCATGCAGCGGAGCGAGTAGGCGTCCTGCACGCGCGGGTCGTTTTCGCGATGGCTCTCGCGGATCTCGCTTTCCGCCAGGAGCGCGCGGAGGCGCTCGGCGCTGGCGGCCTGGCCCGGGTGGGGACGCGCGCGCTGGATGACGGGGTGGAAGGCGTCGGGCGTGCCGCGCAGCGCTTCGAGGGTCATGGCGCCGGTCACCTCGGCGGTGTCCACCGCCCGCTCCGCGCCGCGCAGCAGGAGGGCGCCAATCCCCGTCATCACCTGCGTGCCGTTGTTGAGCGCGAGCCCCTCCTTGGCCTGCAGGCGGAGCGGCTGGAGCCCCGCGCTGCCCAGCGCCTCGTCGCCGGGGACGACCCTGCCGCCGACCTCGGCCGCGCCCTCACCGATGAGCACCAGCGCCAGGTGCGACAGCGGCGCCAGGTCGCCCGACGCGCCCACCGAGCCCTGCTCCGGGATGACCGGGTGGATGCCGTGGTTGAGGAGCGC
Proteins encoded in this window:
- the hutH gene encoding histidine ammonia-lyase → MRQRIEIDGDTLTLEDIERVAFDCEVEVALAPGTEERILRSRAVVEAALREERVVYGITTGFGRLAETVIPIDRVEELQLNLIRSHACGVGPALPRAETRAITLLRANVLAKGFSGVRPEVVHALMALLNHGIHPVIPEQGSVGASGDLAPLSHLALVLIGEGAAEVGGRVVPGDEALGSAGLQPLRLQAKEGLALNNGTQVMTGIGALLLRGAERAVDTAEVTGAMTLEALRGTPDAFHPVIQRARPHPGQAASAERLRALLAESEIRESHRENDPRVQDAYSLRCMPQVHGAARNAFAYIGQVLETESNSATDNPLVFPDEGEGGLVVSGGNFHGQPIAQVLDLLAIALADLASISERRIERLVNPDLSGDLPAFLTDDPGVCSGFMIAQITAAALVNECKTLSHPASVDSIPTGAGKEDHVSMGMTSALKARKVLRNVETVLGIELLCAAQGLKYREPLRPGRGVERAYRLFRERVPVLTSDRILAPDIETAASMVREGSFAELWRT